The following proteins come from a genomic window of Actinomycetota bacterium:
- a CDS encoding PH domain-containing protein, producing MERPARRLDRRVLLLWWAIAGATAFVVAILLGLNTGEEEIPPPIAGVIAGIVVLGAVLIPYLRYRRWRYEIRTRDVLIARGALFQITTLIPFDRIQFVETRQGPLDRLFHLTRLIVYTAAGRAGQVPGLDVAEADGVREELSRVAGADTV from the coding sequence GTGGAACGCCCGGCACGCAGGCTTGATCGACGTGTCCTTCTGTTGTGGTGGGCGATCGCGGGCGCTACCGCGTTCGTCGTCGCGATCCTCCTGGGTCTGAATACTGGCGAGGAAGAGATCCCGCCGCCGATCGCGGGGGTGATCGCCGGGATCGTCGTGCTCGGCGCCGTGCTGATCCCGTACCTCCGGTACCGGCGATGGCGATACGAGATCAGGACGCGCGACGTGCTGATCGCGCGCGGGGCGCTCTTCCAGATCACCACGCTGATCCCCTTCGATCGGATCCAGTTCGTCGAGACAAGACAAGGACCGCTCGATCGCCTCTTCCACCTGACACGGCTGATCGTCTACACGGCCGCGGGACGTGCGGGTCAAGTGCCGGGACTCGACGTGGCCGAGGCGGACGGCGTTCGCGAGGAGTTGTCGAGGGTTGCAGGCGCCGACACCGTCTGA
- a CDS encoding antibiotic biosynthesis monooxygenase, producing the protein MIAHIAIHTPNPESTDALIASMNRFAAAGRSQPGLQEVHTMRDAESGKLLGLALWETREAFESGVQAMRAAVDDDPFPEWEDTSPEVYLFEDI; encoded by the coding sequence ATGATCGCGCACATCGCCATCCACACGCCGAATCCCGAGAGCACCGATGCGTTGATCGCTTCGATGAACAGGTTCGCGGCCGCTGGTCGTTCACAGCCCGGGCTTCAGGAGGTCCACACGATGCGTGACGCCGAGTCCGGCAAGCTGCTCGGCCTTGCGCTCTGGGAGACGCGCGAGGCCTTCGAGAGCGGTGTTCAAGCGATGCGGGCAGCCGTCGATGACGATCCATTCCCGGAGTGGGAGGACACCTCACCCGAGGTGTACCTCTTCGAAGACATCTAG
- a CDS encoding PH domain-containing protein translates to MQAPTPSEDPGALKRLDPAAVGVWIAETVGRFAVPIIAVLLLGGESLRIFYIILAIGIGASVVRYFRFGYRLEQNALVVEGGVLGTWRRVIPYARIQSVDVVEKLRHRVFGVVELRIEAAGGRETEAALVALKPEEAARIRTQLLAHTGAPPRPDVVVPPLVKLHPRLLLLAGVTGGRVAVLAVLLGYGLDAVSEETAFRLLSRLGSAGIGRIVLIGAAFVAVAVAISIVATLLVYWDFTITREGERLTITRGLVEKRRAVVPLGRLQAIRMEENLLRWLLGLASLRAVSAGRPRQAQDEQETSLLLPVGNRRIAVALIGSLLGAPAEELLAGLVRPPMRALVPRVLGGVVVGTALGVLSIVAYGRAGSVAFAAIPIAVALAIVSWRTLGTTFDAGIAVVRSGVFVRRTLVMPVGNLQHLSFTVSPQQRPLGLATLRLSIPRAVGRALHLPNAVAARRFSELEKSFRRSVA, encoded by the coding sequence TTGCAGGCGCCGACACCGTCTGAGGACCCGGGCGCCCTCAAGCGGCTCGACCCTGCGGCCGTCGGGGTATGGATCGCGGAGACCGTCGGTCGCTTCGCGGTCCCGATCATCGCCGTGTTGCTATTAGGCGGCGAGTCGCTGCGCATCTTCTACATCATCTTGGCGATCGGCATCGGCGCGTCGGTTGTGCGTTACTTCAGGTTCGGCTACCGGCTCGAGCAGAACGCGTTGGTTGTCGAGGGTGGCGTGCTGGGGACGTGGCGTCGTGTGATCCCGTACGCTCGGATCCAGAGCGTCGACGTTGTGGAGAAGCTGCGCCACCGCGTGTTCGGCGTCGTGGAGCTTCGGATCGAAGCGGCGGGTGGGCGCGAGACGGAAGCCGCGCTCGTCGCGCTCAAGCCCGAGGAAGCCGCACGGATCCGAACGCAACTGCTCGCGCACACCGGCGCGCCACCGCGTCCAGACGTTGTGGTTCCTCCGCTCGTCAAGCTTCATCCGCGGCTGCTTCTGCTCGCCGGCGTGACGGGCGGCCGTGTCGCGGTCCTGGCCGTGTTGCTGGGATACGGGCTCGACGCGGTCTCGGAGGAGACGGCGTTCCGGTTGTTGAGCCGCTTGGGAAGCGCGGGGATCGGTCGGATCGTCTTGATCGGCGCTGCGTTCGTCGCCGTTGCCGTCGCCATCTCGATCGTCGCGACGTTGCTCGTGTACTGGGACTTCACGATCACACGCGAAGGCGAGCGGTTGACGATCACTCGCGGGCTGGTCGAGAAGCGTCGAGCCGTGGTTCCGCTCGGCCGCCTTCAGGCGATCCGGATGGAGGAGAACCTCCTGCGATGGTTGCTCGGGCTGGCGTCGCTCCGAGCGGTCAGCGCCGGCCGTCCTCGCCAAGCGCAAGACGAACAGGAGACGAGCCTTCTTCTGCCCGTCGGCAACCGGCGCATCGCAGTCGCGCTCATCGGATCGCTGCTCGGCGCGCCGGCGGAGGAGCTCCTCGCCGGCCTGGTGCGTCCGCCGATGCGGGCGCTCGTCCCGCGCGTTCTAGGGGGTGTCGTGGTCGGGACCGCACTCGGTGTTCTCTCCATCGTTGCGTACGGTCGCGCCGGGAGTGTCGCGTTCGCTGCCATCCCGATCGCTGTCGCCCTGGCCATCGTGTCATGGCGGACGCTCGGCACGACGTTCGATGCCGGGATCGCCGTCGTCCGTTCCGGCGTGTTCGTCAGGCGGACGCTGGTGATGCCGGTCGGCAATCTGCAGCACCTGTCGTTCACCGTGTCGCCGCAGCAACGACCTCTGGGCCTTGCAACGCTGCGGCTCTCGATCCCAAGGGCCGTCGGCCGGGCCCTGCATCTGCCGAACGCCGTCGCGGCGCGTCGGTTCTCCGAGCTGGAGAAGTCGTTCCGTCGCTCGGTCGCATGA
- a CDS encoding YciI family protein — MSQYLLSTYAVEGEVPGAPSTPEEMQGFMQRVVALEDEMEATGTFVFGGALHEPDAATVVRASGGDLVMTDGPFVEAKEHIAGFYVINADDLDAALVWARKVVDAIKHPIEVRPFRATGRVQA; from the coding sequence ATGAGCCAGTACCTCTTGTCCACGTACGCCGTGGAGGGCGAGGTCCCCGGGGCACCGAGCACGCCGGAAGAGATGCAAGGATTCATGCAGCGGGTCGTTGCCCTCGAAGACGAGATGGAGGCGACCGGCACGTTCGTCTTCGGTGGCGCGCTCCATGAACCAGACGCGGCGACGGTCGTCCGCGCGAGCGGGGGCGATCTGGTCATGACCGACGGCCCGTTCGTGGAAGCGAAGGAGCACATCGCGGGGTTTTACGTCATCAACGCGGACGACCTCGATGCCGCTTTGGTCTGGGCCCGGAAGGTCGTCGACGCGATCAAGCACCCGATCGAGGTCCGTCCGTTTCGAGCGACGGGCCGCGTCCAGGCATGA
- a CDS encoding zinc-binding dehydrogenase: MVAAVAPGAERLALELGAHEILGETGSEPLDLVFDTAGGQSAADGAGRLREGGRFVSVAEEPADVPGGVAATYFVVEPNREQLGRILELAGSGEIRPLVDSAFALADARAAFERTEARGKRGKVVLRVAEEY, translated from the coding sequence GTGGTCGCCGCTGTCGCACCCGGGGCGGAGAGACTCGCTCTTGAGCTCGGGGCGCACGAGATCCTCGGCGAAACGGGCTCCGAGCCCCTCGATTTGGTCTTCGACACGGCGGGCGGGCAATCGGCCGCCGACGGCGCGGGGCGCCTGCGCGAGGGTGGGCGGTTCGTTTCGGTCGCGGAGGAGCCGGCCGACGTCCCCGGCGGCGTAGCGGCGACGTACTTCGTCGTCGAGCCGAACCGGGAGCAGCTCGGGCGCATCCTCGAGCTCGCGGGGAGCGGGGAGATCCGGCCGCTGGTCGATTCTGCTTTCGCACTCGCCGACGCGCGCGCGGCCTTCGAGCGGACTGAGGCTCGCGGCAAGCGTGGCAAGGTGGTACTCCGCGTCGCGGAGGAGTACTGA
- a CDS encoding isocitrate lyase/phosphoenolpyruvate mutase family protein: MPTQAEKATAFRALHEGASFVIPNAWDAGSARVLAGVGFVALATTSSGFAFTLGRRDGGAGLDEVAAHASALDDATDLPVSVDLENGYGSDPDDAARAIERIAEAGAVGGSIEDYDPAGHLYERSHAVERIAAAVEAARALVFPFTLTARAENHIRGNPDLEDTIERLLAFERAGADVLYAPGLQTVEEIRSVSEAVTRPINVLALPVLGTVAEVAGAGAQRISVGGQLTWVAVQALVDAATTIRSTGDLDVLTTSLDLDRWLG, from the coding sequence ATGCCGACCCAAGCCGAGAAGGCGACCGCGTTTCGAGCCCTGCACGAGGGCGCCTCGTTCGTGATCCCGAACGCGTGGGACGCGGGTTCGGCGCGCGTGCTCGCGGGTGTCGGGTTCGTCGCGCTGGCCACGACGAGCTCGGGGTTTGCGTTCACGCTCGGCCGTCGCGACGGAGGTGCGGGCCTCGACGAGGTCGCTGCCCACGCGTCGGCACTCGACGACGCGACGGATCTTCCGGTCTCCGTCGATCTCGAGAACGGGTACGGCTCTGACCCTGATGACGCTGCGCGGGCGATCGAGCGTATCGCCGAGGCCGGCGCGGTCGGCGGGTCGATCGAGGACTACGATCCCGCCGGCCACCTCTACGAACGCTCGCACGCCGTCGAACGGATCGCAGCCGCCGTCGAGGCGGCGCGCGCATTGGTGTTCCCATTCACGCTCACGGCGCGAGCGGAGAACCACATTCGGGGCAACCCCGACCTCGAGGACACGATCGAGCGGTTGCTCGCGTTCGAACGGGCAGGGGCCGACGTCCTCTACGCGCCCGGCCTGCAGACCGTCGAGGAGATCCGATCGGTAAGCGAGGCGGTCACGCGGCCGATCAACGTCCTGGCGTTGCCGGTGCTCGGCACGGTTGCGGAGGTCGCCGGGGCCGGCGCGCAGCGGATCAGCGTCGGCGGGCAGCTCACGTGGGTCGCTGTACAGGCGCTCGTCGACGCCGCCACGACGATCCGCTCCACAGGTGACCTCGACGTGCTGACGACGTCGCTCGATCTCGACCGCTGGCTCGGGTGA
- a CDS encoding sigma-70 family RNA polymerase sigma factor, translating to MTERIVVSDAALDQLEASRAFEAFYDAEARSLFRRLWLVTGNRAEAEELMQDAFLKVWERWDRVGGMDDPVGYLYRSAMNLFRKRYRRAVLAIRRSVGLTPSSDDFSDADDRQTVRHVLASLPPRQRAALVLTEMLGFSSKEAGDALGVTDATIRSLTRHGRDAFRKVMEVDDA from the coding sequence ATGACCGAACGGATCGTCGTCTCGGACGCGGCCCTCGACCAGCTCGAGGCGTCCCGCGCCTTCGAGGCCTTCTACGACGCGGAGGCTCGCAGCCTGTTCCGGCGGCTGTGGCTCGTCACCGGGAACCGTGCCGAGGCGGAGGAGCTCATGCAGGACGCGTTCCTCAAGGTGTGGGAGCGGTGGGACCGCGTCGGCGGGATGGACGACCCGGTTGGCTACCTGTACCGGAGCGCGATGAACCTGTTCCGCAAGCGCTATCGGCGCGCCGTGCTCGCGATCCGACGATCCGTCGGGCTCACGCCGTCGAGCGACGACTTCTCCGACGCCGACGACCGGCAGACCGTCCGGCACGTCCTCGCGTCCCTCCCGCCGCGGCAACGAGCGGCGCTCGTGCTGACCGAGATGCTCGGGTTTTCGTCGAAGGAGGCGGGAGATGCGCTCGGCGTCACGGACGCGACGATCCGTTCCCTGACGCGCCACGGGCGCGACGCGTTCCGAAAGGTGATGGAGGTCGACGATGCCTAG
- a CDS encoding diguanylate cyclase, translating into SNQKQELDRVYEDNLLSTRVVGEVAEGMREAEVVVQRLVTERHAEVRDQLRLDLRDRVVPHVEGLLFDLRSLSEGDTEDLELEAELERTWREFIAYATSPEFLTIESPRERDLASEHVGLLGQSMTAATEPIHVAEERQARDSKAEAERSYARSVVLFRTIAIGSVLVAVAATLWLIRSVVRRVREYSAFAGTVASGAMHERVRPRGRDELTDLGWALNEMVVRGEAAQSYDDSQDEFVEALQVTQNEEEAHELLKRHIERSVPHSVAVVLNRNNSADRLEATTELPDDHDFTERIAEAKPRDCVAVRLARSHMERADADPLIACSLCHPLDGSSTCRPLLVGGEVIGSVLVNRSEELDELDATRVRDSVGQAAPVLANLRNLALAQLRAATDSLTGLPNTRAVQDTLNRVVAQAARMVWPLSAVLLDLDHFKRINDELGHGRGDEVLAAVGVALQSTARDSDFVGRYGGEEFIILLPNTDREGAAVIAERVRQTIVDIDVLGERRVTASFGIAVFPEDAPDPTRLIRNADRALYRAKANGRNRVEVFSMEDSLDPHRRASDALAPVLGAGAGAPQETFDD; encoded by the coding sequence TCCAACCAAAAGCAAGAGCTCGATCGCGTCTACGAGGACAACCTCCTGAGCACTCGCGTGGTGGGCGAGGTCGCCGAGGGCATGCGAGAGGCGGAGGTCGTCGTGCAGCGGCTGGTGACCGAACGGCACGCGGAGGTGAGAGATCAGCTCCGCCTGGACCTACGTGACCGCGTCGTGCCGCACGTCGAAGGGCTCCTGTTCGACCTCCGGAGCCTCTCGGAGGGCGACACGGAAGACCTCGAGCTGGAAGCGGAGTTGGAGCGCACGTGGCGCGAGTTCATCGCGTACGCGACGTCCCCGGAGTTCTTGACCATCGAGTCGCCGCGCGAACGCGACCTCGCCTCCGAGCACGTCGGCCTGCTCGGCCAGTCGATGACGGCGGCGACCGAGCCCATCCACGTCGCCGAGGAGCGGCAGGCGCGAGACTCGAAAGCGGAGGCCGAACGCTCGTACGCTCGGTCCGTCGTCCTCTTCCGGACCATCGCAATAGGTAGCGTGCTCGTCGCCGTCGCGGCGACGCTGTGGCTGATCCGCAGCGTCGTCCGCCGGGTCCGCGAGTACTCGGCGTTCGCCGGGACGGTCGCGTCGGGTGCCATGCACGAGCGCGTCAGGCCGCGAGGCCGCGACGAGCTCACGGATCTCGGCTGGGCGCTCAACGAGATGGTCGTACGCGGTGAAGCCGCCCAGTCCTACGACGACAGCCAGGACGAGTTCGTCGAGGCGCTGCAGGTCACCCAGAACGAGGAGGAGGCGCACGAGCTTCTCAAGCGCCACATCGAGCGCTCGGTGCCGCACAGCGTGGCCGTCGTGCTCAACCGGAACAACAGCGCCGACCGTTTGGAGGCGACGACCGAGCTTCCCGACGACCACGACTTCACCGAACGAATCGCCGAGGCCAAGCCGCGTGACTGCGTCGCCGTTCGGCTGGCCCGCTCGCACATGGAACGTGCCGACGCCGATCCGCTTATCGCATGCAGCCTGTGCCATCCCCTGGACGGCTCGTCGACGTGCCGGCCACTGCTCGTGGGCGGCGAGGTGATCGGATCGGTCCTGGTGAACCGATCGGAGGAGCTAGACGAGCTCGACGCGACGCGGGTGCGCGACTCCGTCGGCCAGGCCGCCCCCGTGCTGGCGAACCTGCGCAACCTCGCGCTCGCTCAGCTTCGCGCCGCGACCGATTCGCTGACCGGCCTCCCCAACACGAGAGCGGTGCAGGACACGCTCAACCGCGTCGTGGCGCAGGCGGCGCGGATGGTCTGGCCGCTGTCCGCCGTGCTGCTCGACCTCGACCATTTCAAACGGATCAACGACGAGCTCGGCCACGGCCGCGGCGACGAGGTGCTCGCGGCAGTGGGCGTGGCCCTGCAGTCCACGGCTCGCGACAGTGACTTCGTCGGCCGTTACGGCGGCGAGGAGTTCATCATCCTGCTCCCGAACACCGACCGCGAGGGGGCCGCGGTCATCGCGGAGCGAGTCCGCCAGACCATCGTGGACATCGACGTGCTCGGTGAACGGCGCGTCACAGCGAGCTTCGGCATCGCCGTGTTCCCAGAGGACGCGCCGGATCCGACGCGGCTGATCCGCAACGCCGACCGCGCGCTGTACCGAGCCAAAGCCAACGGCCGCAACCGCGTCGAGGTCTTCTCGATGGAGGACTCCCTCGATCCGCACCGGCGAGCGAGCGACGCGTTGGCGCCTGTCCTTGGCGCGGGTGCCGGAGCCCCGCAAGAAACGTTCGACGACTAG
- a CDS encoding HAD family hydrolase has protein sequence MEAAFFDLDKTIISRSSSLALSRPMYRAGMVTRGQLVRGAYAQLVYALVGADEKRMDRLKHGMLALTRGWEHSEVENLVRDVIIEVIDPFVYQEALDLMALHRAEGRLLYIVSSSPEEVVRPLASHFGVTDVIATRAKIVDGKYTGELEFYCYGQAKADEIRAIAKRRKIDLAGSYAYSDSITDLPMLEAVGHPIAVNPDRDLRRQAEARGWKLRDFRRPVRMRTRIVRTATQPKTRVAAGVAAAVAAAAILGYLVIRSRTAAREAA, from the coding sequence ATGGAGGCAGCGTTCTTCGACCTCGACAAGACGATCATCTCGCGCTCGTCGTCGCTTGCGCTGTCGCGTCCGATGTATCGCGCTGGCATGGTCACAAGGGGTCAGCTCGTTCGAGGCGCGTACGCGCAGCTGGTGTACGCGCTCGTCGGTGCGGACGAAAAGCGGATGGACCGTCTCAAGCACGGCATGCTCGCGCTGACGAGGGGATGGGAGCATTCCGAGGTCGAGAACCTCGTGCGCGACGTGATCATCGAGGTCATCGATCCGTTCGTGTACCAGGAAGCGCTCGACCTGATGGCGCTGCATCGCGCCGAGGGGCGTCTGCTGTACATCGTGAGCAGCTCGCCGGAAGAGGTCGTTCGACCCCTGGCGAGCCATTTCGGCGTGACGGACGTGATCGCCACGCGCGCGAAGATCGTGGACGGCAAGTACACGGGCGAGCTCGAGTTCTACTGCTACGGGCAGGCCAAGGCCGACGAGATCCGGGCGATCGCCAAGCGCAGGAAGATCGATCTCGCCGGCTCCTACGCGTACTCCGACTCGATCACCGACCTGCCGATGCTCGAGGCCGTCGGCCATCCGATCGCCGTGAACCCGGATCGGGACCTCCGGCGCCAGGCAGAGGCGCGCGGGTGGAAGCTTCGCGACTTCCGAAGACCGGTGCGGATGCGAACTCGGATCGTTCGAACGGCGACGCAGCCCAAGACGCGGGTCGCCGCCGGCGTCGCGGCCGCCGTCGCCGCAGCGGCGATCCTCGGCTATCTCGTCATCCGGTCGCGGACGGCGGCGCGCGAAGCGGCATAG
- a CDS encoding dihydrofolate reductase family protein: MRPLRYSINVTLDGCCDHRAGIPPDEELHRHAVENLDRADALLFGRVTYEMMEAAWRPPAPTGARPDWMEPFARTINSAKKYVVSSTLERVDWNAELVRGDLGKAVQQLKRESGKGIFVGGVKLPLALAELGLIDEYEFVVHPRLVGHGPTLFAGLSKPVDLKLVSRLEFGSGAVAMRYEPR; the protein is encoded by the coding sequence ATGCGACCCCTTCGGTATTCCATCAACGTCACGTTGGACGGGTGCTGCGATCATCGTGCGGGAATTCCCCCGGACGAAGAGTTGCATCGTCATGCGGTCGAGAACCTCGACCGAGCGGATGCCCTCCTCTTTGGGCGGGTGACGTACGAAATGATGGAGGCAGCGTGGCGGCCGCCGGCGCCGACGGGAGCGAGACCTGATTGGATGGAACCCTTCGCCCGGACGATCAACTCGGCAAAGAAGTACGTCGTGTCGAGCACCCTGGAGAGGGTCGACTGGAACGCGGAGCTCGTGCGCGGTGATCTGGGCAAGGCCGTTCAGCAGCTCAAGCGGGAGTCAGGTAAGGGAATATTCGTGGGAGGTGTGAAGCTCCCGCTGGCGTTGGCGGAGCTGGGATTGATCGATGAGTACGAGTTTGTGGTGCACCCCAGGCTAGTGGGCCACGGGCCGACGTTGTTCGCGGGGCTATCGAAGCCTGTCGACTTGAAGCTCGTTAGCCGGCTGGAGTTCGGCTCGGGGGCGGTCGCGATGCGGTATGAACCTAGGTAG
- a CDS encoding dihydrofolate reductase family protein: protein MRKLKVTTFLTLDGVMQAPGGPEEDPDSGFDQGGWSVGYWDDQVDQEMSDFMGTPFDLVLGRKTYEIFASFWPTATEEQGAKRMNDATKNVASRTLESLEWANSVLIEGDVVEGVRALKQSDGPELQIHGSSNLIQSLLPHNVIDEFHLLIFPVVLGKGKRLFVEGAIPDGLELVDHEVSSSGVIIATYRAGREIKSGTFGLDA from the coding sequence ATGAGGAAGCTGAAGGTAACCACGTTTCTCACGCTCGATGGCGTCATGCAGGCGCCCGGGGGGCCAGAAGAGGACCCGGATAGTGGTTTCGATCAAGGCGGCTGGTCGGTCGGCTACTGGGACGATCAGGTGGACCAGGAGATGAGCGACTTCATGGGCACCCCGTTCGATCTCGTCCTCGGTCGCAAGACGTATGAGATCTTCGCCTCGTTCTGGCCGACCGCGACTGAAGAGCAAGGCGCCAAGCGGATGAACGACGCAACCAAGAATGTTGCCTCGCGCACCCTCGAGTCCTTGGAGTGGGCCAATTCGGTGCTAATCGAAGGCGACGTTGTCGAAGGAGTCCGGGCCCTCAAGCAATCGGACGGACCGGAGCTGCAGATCCATGGAAGCTCGAACCTGATCCAATCGCTTCTTCCACACAACGTGATCGATGAGTTCCACCTGCTCATCTTTCCGGTCGTCCTGGGTAAGGGGAAGCGACTGTTCGTCGAAGGCGCGATACCCGATGGCCTCGAGCTCGTCGATCACGAGGTCTCGAGCTCTGGCGTCATCATCGCGACCTACAGGGCGGGACGTGAGATCAAGTCGGGGACGTTCGGGCTGGACGCGTGA